The DNA sequence CTGTGAGAAGACCTCAGTTCTGGGAACTGGGTAAAGAATTCCGAGACACATGCAGTACAAGCCTCTGGAACCTTAGAACAAGGTGTGGAATTCCAGGACCACAGAACCCAGGGGGCATCCCCTGGAGACCGGCAGGCTTTTGGTCCCAACAGCCATGTTCAAAGGCATGATGGATGCTGTGTGGCTTTTGGGGGAGAAGGAGCCCAGCATGGCCCGGGCTACTGTTCGCAGCATAGGTGGCTTTACGCTGGGCTTGTCCTTGGCCATGGCCTACGGGCTTATGGAGCTCCTGGTGGAGGGGCACAGCCCATGGGCCTGCCTGGTTGGTACCCTCACCTTGGCTGCCTTCCTCAGCCTGGGCATGGCATTCTCCCGCCAGGTCCGAACAACTGTCTTCCTGCTGCTACCCCAGGCCTTCTCCAGTGAGCCTGGCACCCcatgggagtggggggaggggcgtTGAGGGAAGTGTTCGGAAGGCTTATGTAAGGGACTTGACACTATCTTTGGGATGGGGTCCTGGCTGTGATGGCATTCTCTCCCCCAGAGCAGGGCCGAACACTGCTGTTGGTGGCTGCCTTTGGGTTGGTGCTACAGGGACCTTGTGCTAACACCCTGCGCAACTTTACCCGGGCCAGTGAGGCTGTGGCCTGTGGggcagagctggccttgaaccagacTGCGGAAGTACTGGAGCGGGCCAGGCAGCCCCTTGTCAGTAAGCTCCCCCATTCCTGTCACCCCTGGTTCCCGTGTTTCCCTCATCCTCTACATGTCCTTCAGCCTCATTCCTCTCTTGAAACTGTGCTAACCTCAAAGCCCCTGAGCCAGAAAAGAGACTTCTGGGCCCAGCTAAACCTTCTTACCCTTGTTCTCTGGCTTCTTCCACTGCCCAAATAACCAGTTCCCAGAACCCTGCACCCAGCATCCTCAGCTCTCAGTGGCGAGTGGGGATACCCTCCACCGCCTATCCCAGGGGCAGTGGGGAAAACTGGCTCCTACAGGAAGGGCCCCACAGTGCTGCTGCCCCCTGTCCCTCAGGTGCCCTGAGCAAGATTAAAGCTATTGCCCAGAGGGCCAAAGTGGTGGCTGACCGGGTCCGCAAGTTTTTCCGGTCAATCATGGAAGGCGTGAAGCATGTAGGTGAGTATATGAGCACGTCTGTCTGTTTTTGGAGGTCAAAATGCCCCCGGTCTCTTCACCCTTGCTCTTGTCCAGGCTTGCTCAGGTCCTCCTGGGTGCTGACTCTTGTCCGCTGAATTGAGCACACCTGGCCTCTGACCACAAGCCTCTAGAAAGCTCTGGGTACTGGGTGGTGTTCCTCCAAGTCCCTGAGTGAGGCTGGGGGACTCTCACCCTGGGTACCAACCCCATGGTTGTCCCCAGCCAGGGTCCTGCGGAATGTGTGGTACTGGCTCCTCCACATTGGTGACGTGTGCAACTCGGAGCTGGGGAACCCTTATATGAAGTGTGCACAGGTTTTTGATGACGCTAAGGACAGCTGTATGAAGTTCATGCCACACACCAACCACTTGTGTTTCGTGCTCATGCCCTTCAAATTGGTGCTCTGTGGACTTGCCAGCTGTGAGAAAGCCAGGGGCTCCCCAGCAGAGAGGATTGAATATGGGGCCAGAGTGTGGGCGAGAATTTAGGCATCAGTCAGCAGGGTGGGCCCAGGGGGATAAATATGGGTGCAACGAATGTGGAACCCATAAGGGTGCTGGGCTCCGAATGGGGGTGGGGTAATAGGGAGGGACCAATGCTGGGGGTGGGGTCTGAAAGGTTTTGAGCAAATGcagaggccaatagggaaagctGAAAACCCATAAGGTCTATAAGATCAGGGTCCCCAGAGGTGGGTAGGGCAGGCCATGTCTCTGCTCCTCCTCCTGACGTTCAGCTCCACTGATTCTCAGTGGTCCAGGTGTTTTGCATCATACCCAACTACATCCAACCCTTCTTGCGCAAGACCATTGGCACCCGTGAGTGACCCCCTTCTGGCCCCTGCCACACGACGTTCTCCTCATCTTGGTGTGGCTACTGCTAGCCCCAGCCTCCCAGTCCttacatgaaaatggaagaacAGGAAAGGATCTTGAGAGGTTATCCAATATCTATGAGGGTagactgggaaactgaggcccagagaaggggaGGTGACTCACCAAAGTCAGACTGTAGGGCATGAACTGGGAGCAGGCCCATGACCTCCCGCCCTAAGTGCAAGTGGTTATGGAGCCTGTTCCTTAGGCTGGGCGTAGTGCTGGGTGCGGAGCATGTGGAGGGGATGGCACAGATACATGGGTCTTCGCCCCTTCCCAATCCAGGGTAGGTCCAAGCCCTGGGGGTTCTGGCTGGTCTGTGAGCTGTGCGACCTCTGGGCTGGTACAGTCTCCTGTGCAGCTCTGCTATCCTAACTTTTCTTGCTTCTGTCTCCCTGGACCCATTCTTATTAGCCGTGATGAAGCTGCTTAACCGGGTGCGTCAGGAGTTCGAGTTCAACATGACAGCCACCCACTACTTCTCTGTTGATCTCAATGCCTCTCGGAGCCTGTCCCAAGTAGCTTTGGACCTCCATGAGGCCATCAGCTTGAAGCTGCACCGCACCCGAGAGGTCCTGGCTCTGATGGGCTACACCACGCCTCTGTTCCTGATACTTCTCTACCTCCAGTGAGGGGCTGATGGGGCCTGCAGGGAGAGCCAGGCTATGGGACCAGCCTGTCCATGGTCCATGGCATCCTGGGAGGCAGAAGGGGCCTGGTGGGTCCGGTCAAGGGTGCACTCTGATGTCTTATGTGCACTCTAATGCCCTAGGGCCCTGATTTACCGGTACTGTTACCTGAACTGGGACAGTTTTGACAATATCTACATCACCAGCCGTTTCCTGCACATGGAGGCCATCCGTTCCATGGCAGGATTGCCCACAGTGCTGCCACTCAGTGCTCACGAGGCCAGACACTATATTCGGCCAGGTGAGGGCCCTGAGGTCTGGAGAGAGGGCTATCAAGGAGGCCAGGCCTCCCCTAACCCCACAGCCCTAACCCCAAGTCTCAAGCAAAACCTGGGCTAAGGCTGGTGGCAGGTCCAGAGACAACTGGGACTTAAGGAAACATCAGACTGGGGGCAGACATAGCCTTGGGGAGGCTGAGGACCTTGGGGAGCCCTCAGTCTGAAAGGGGAAAGTATACACCTTCGAGACCACAGCAGAGAGGGAAGGGAGCACATGGCGCTCCTGTGAGGGAGGTGAAGCTGGAGAGGAGGATTGCCTAGATGGTGGGAGGATTGTCTAGATGGTGGGAGCCAAGTGAGGGAGAAGGGGTGCCCAGGAAGGAGAGGTCCTGGAGCCTGGGATGGGCCACTGGGCCCAGATGAAACTGCAAGGCCTGCATCTTTTGCCTCCTGAACCACTGTTTCCTGTCCCTGCCCAAAGGTCCTCACAGCCTCTTTCCTTAGCGATGAGTGGACAGGCCCAGGTTCCTTGGGAGCAGGGGACCTCCCATGGAGCTGGAGTCTGGTGAGTGGGAGAATTGGGGAGCATTCTCCTGACCACCCACCCTCTCAGGATCCATCTTCCTGTCCCGCTGGGAGCAGATTTTTTACATAATGGAAACCTTCAACCTTGCTCGCCACCTCCTCCTCGTGTTTCTCCTGGTCTTTCTGGACTATGCTGTCTTCTGGGTGCTCGACCTGGCCCGGTACCAGCTGCAGGGGGAGATTGTGGCCCGCAGTGAGTGCCTGCACCTCCTCCCATGTACCCACAGGAAGCCCTCCTGCTGGTTGGTTCTCCTCCTTAGAACCTTCTCCTCTTTCCCACCCTTGTCCTGGGGGACTGACTACCTGCTACTCTCTCTCTTCCAGTTCTAGCCTCTGCCTCCTAGAGGCAGGTCAAGGTCATAACAAAACAGAGTAGCTAAACACACAAGTTCTAAGTCAGACTAGACTGGGTTCAAGCCCAGTCTTGTCCTTTATCAGacaatgattttatttaattaattaattaattaatttgcagactggggtttggactcagggcctacaccttgagccatttcattggcccttttttttgtgatgggtttttttctggacagggtcttgataaatatttgcctggagctgactttgctgcaatcctcctgagtagctaggattataggtgtaagccacaggCGCCTGGCTCAGGCAGTGATTGTAATCAAGTTGCTAGCCTCTCAGAGTTTTGGTTTGCTCATCTGAACAATGAGGTAGTAATGGTGACTCTGAGTCACTGGAAACAATACATGAGGCTAAGTGTGTTGAGCACCTGCTAGACTAATGATTGAGATGGTGCCACAATCTCAAATCTGAATGTTTGCTCCACAGtcaaatgaaaagaaggaagggaggaaagaaggagaaaagcccAAACCTAAAGCAGAAAATAAAGCACTTAGCCCATCGCCTCTACACAGTCAGCACTTAGCCAATGCTTCAGTGCTCATGCTtctagccaggcgtggtggtacacacctgtaattccagcaatggGGAAGTTGAAATAGGAGAATCACGAGTTTGAAGCCATACATAgccagttccaggtcagcctggactatatatctaggctctgtctcaaaaacaaacaaaccaatctAAATACTTCTGGATGGTCATGGAGGAGGGTGTGTGGGTCTGAGATGACCATTAAGGTCATCTCAGATCGGGTGGGCAGACCAGATACCAGTACCACCCAGCTTGCGCATGGACGAGGCCTTAGGCCTCGAGGGTGCTTGGGCATCAAAGGCCCTGGCTAAAGGTGTGGACCATGCCTACCACATGGTTGGCTCCACTCTCTGCCCTGCAGAAGATGGGTGCTGTCCTGCACAGCAGAGTGGGCCACTGCGATGAGTGTCCTTCACACAGTATctttgtgccaggccctgtgttaGTGTCTATAACCGTGGAAGGGACTGGCTATGCGGGGAATATTTACCGCGACCTGGTGTCAGCATTCGATATCCTACAACAAGGCAACATCAGTATCTTGTCCCAGCACTGCGCCCTGCGTCCCTCAGAACCAGACAGCGCTGGTTACGTGGTCATTGGTACTCACCACCTTGGGGAACGGAGGGCTCAGGCTGTGGCTGGTGTCCAGTGCCACAGTCAGTGCTCACTGTGCCTGCTGTGTTCCCAGGTGCCATGTATGGCCTGTACTTCTTTGTCACGTTGTTTGGCAACTATGTCAGCCGGCTGCGGCGGGTCATCTGCGCCTCCTACTACCCATCCCGGGAGCAGGTGAAGACCCATTTACAGAGcatctgctgtgtgccaggcatgggGCTGGTCTCCAGGGGGCCAAGATGGACCAGTGTGGAGCTCAGTCTCAAGGCTGGCCAGACAGGTTTTTAGTGAGACATTATCATTTAAAAAGAGCTTTTATTAAGAGATGAAGAAAGGGCCATGGAGAGCCAGAGGAGGGAGTGGGTAATTCCAACTGGGGAGGTCCCAAGCCTTCTTGGAGGAAGAGGCATTTGAGCCAGGCCTAGAGGGATTCATAGGAGTTAGACTGAAGGTAAAGGCAGAAGTGGACGTGGCTGCAGAGGACATGCCAGGCAGATGAAACAGgatcaagctgggtgtggtaaagcacccctataatcccagcactctggaggcagaggcaggaggactgagaattcaaggccaacctgggctacatggcaagaacctgtctcaaaaaaaaaaagctgggtttggtggctcatgtctgtaatcccatctactggggaggtggagatcaagaggatcatggttggaggctagtcccacagcaaaaaattagtgagacaccAACaaacaggctgggtgtggtgatgtatgcctatgatcccagctacttggtagactGGTAGAcattggtaggaggatcacagtctgaggctggcccagtgtgagaccccatctaaaatataactgaagcaaaaagggctgaaggcatgtagaatgcctgcctaccaaactcaaggccctgaattcaaacaccccccccccccaagtaccacaaggaaggaaggaaggaaggaagaaaaaaaaggaaaaaggatcaaATAAGACCCCCATCCCTGGTCTCCCCCATCAGGAAAGGATCTCTTACCTCTACAACATACTTTTGAGCCGCCGAACAAACCTGTTGGCCACGATGCACAGAGCAGTGAGGCGGCGGGCAGCTGACGAGGACCACATGAGTGTCCTCCAGCTGCTGGCCATCAGGTGAGTTCACTGCACTTCCCTTTGGGGTGGAGTTAAGAGTTTGCGGAAAAAGAGCCAGAGGTCAGAATGGATCACTGTCATTCCCAAGTGACAAGAAGTTTGACTGAAGAGGGTGCCCATTCCATGCCTTTTGTGCCTTGAGGGGAAGAATTACGTGAGAATTCTTAGGAGTGGTGagtgaagggagagaggaaggagtacAGGGCCATAGCAATAGAGAAGTCTGCAGTAGGGAGGGATGGAGGTTAGACTGTAGGAAGACCTCCCTATCATTTTGGAGGTTGGGTTAGGATGGAAAGGGTTGGGTTAGCTGAACTTCTGACCCCTCTTCTTAGGTGCCCTTGCCTAAGTCCGTTTCTCAGCCAGTTTCAACTACATCAGGCCCACTGCCTAGGCTGTGGACAGCCTGAAGATGAAGGAGACACGGGGAGCTTTGTGTCCTGTTGTACACCAGGCTGCCGAGGTGAGACCCCAGTGGAGTGTGCCTCTCCCTGACCTGCCGTATCTGCATATGATAATCAGCTGTGGTCCTTTATGGACTTCTCTTTTGTATCCCCTTCATTACTATATATGTTCTATGCCAGGGAGGCAGGGGCTGGAAACCAGGAAGTACAGGGATGGGTGGGTAAGCTCAGCTTCACTTCCCTTCCTGGCCTCCTCCAGGTCTCTACTGTCACACCTGCTTCCGCCTCCTGGACAACACCTGCCCCCTGTGTGCATCTCCCCTCTCCTTCCAGGGGGAACAGGACCTGGAGCTGTGAGTTTTTCAATGATGGGGGAGGCTGGAGTCTGGGGACAGTGGGAGAGTCACCCTTCCCCCAAGGACATCTGTGGGACACTGAGATGGGAGGCTTCTTCAGGGACTCTAGCGATGAGGAGGGTCCCCCGCTTTGGCTGGCTGCAGCTCCAAGAAGGGCCCCTGAGCAGGAGCCAATACTGCAGCAACATTTGCAAGAAGCACTGGGCAGGAGCCTCTCTGAGAAGTCAAGCTCTGAGTCCAGGTGAGCAGGAAGCTGGCACCTGGGTATTGGGAGCGTGTTCTGTCATATTTACAGTGGACTTCCTTGGTGTCTGAACCTCTGCTAGGACTGGAGAAGGGGTGGTAACTGAGTGCCTGCTCTGCCTTCTACTCCCCTGCCTGCGGGAGTTCACTGTGTGATGGGGAGAGAGACATCACACAGATAACTGTGGAGAGCACTCTGACAAAGGAGTGACAGACACTACTAGGGTGGGGATATGTTGACGAATGCTTCGCAGAAAAGGCAAAATGAGCTGGGCTTTGGGGCAAGCTGGTGGTTTGTTAGGCTAAGTGAGGAAAACATGCATGTGTGAATTTAGAGAATGTGAAACATTCAGGAGGGTAAATAAAACCTTACCAGGGAGTTTGTGTACATGTGTTGGGGTGGGGACCTCTGAGAATGTTGGGAGATGAGGCTGAAAGTCAAGGTGGGGAAGGACAGACAAGGACCATTTGAAGATCTCATGTTGCTAAGTGATATGGTCATATTTGTCTTTTAAGATCATAAGCTAAGGACTGGGGGATGTGGCTCGGTGGTAGAGTACATATTTTGactgtgcaaagccctgggttcaatcctcagtgctaccaaaaaaaaaaaaaagtagaaaaagaaaaaagaaaattactgaaagaacATAAGCTAAGAAGCAGAGCAGAAGCGTCCAGCACAAGTTGGTGGTGATGGCCTGaggatcaaggtgccagcagtgAGTGGGATTTATGCTTGGACTTGGGCAGGTATTAGGGCAGGAGGAGAAACAGGCTCTGGGGAAAGAGGACTGGTCCAGTTTGAGATGTCTGTAGGGCATCCAGCTGGAAAGCTGCCCCAGCAGGGCTCTGGGCTGGAAGGCTCTCTTTTGGGGATGTTGACATATAGATTAAGAAGGGATGAGCTTGACCATCCTGACATGACCATCTTGGCGGGATGGAAGGGTATGACAAGAGAGAAGGGGTCAGGGACATAACCTTGAGGAGCTCAATCACAAATCTAAGAAAATGGCTCAAGAAAGCAGGAGagagctagaggtatggctcaagtggtagagcacctgtctagcaagtgccaggccatgagttcaaaacccagtacagaaataaataaatataaagaaagaaagaatgaatgaatgcaggAGAGCCAAGTGCATGAAAGACTGTGAGGTGACCAAGTGGGCTGGGGACTGAAGACCTGCCAATCAATCTATAGCTGAGAGATCATTGGTGTAGCTGGTGGAAACATTTTTCATGATGTTGGAAAGGTCAAAATCAGACCATGATTGGTTAAGGAGTGACTGAGAGAGAGGACTCAGAAATGGCATGTACCTCCTGTATCACTGTCTCAAACCAGAAGTTTGAGAATTCCTTTAATATAACCATTATAGTTAAAGacaggagactttttttttttttttcctttttgagacagggtcccactatgtAGCCTAACTTGACcttaaactcaggatcctcctgcctcagcctcccaagtgctggaatgaCAGTTATGCGTCCCCATGCTCAGCTCAAAAACAGGAAGCTTGATGGTAAAAGTTAGCTTCATGGCTGGGAATGTGGTTCATtgttagagcacttgtctagcatgctcaaGGGAGCCAGTACCAGTGGATGTTTCTATATCCAATTACAGGGAGATCTGTGCATTtaggaagtaaaaaagaaaagagtattgAAGAGGGAGGGATGCGCTCGAGTCCTTGCCTTAAGACAGGAGCAAGGTTGGCTGAGACAGGTGGGGAGAGTGGAAGTCTCTCTGAACAGAGTTGAGCCTGCTCCAGCCTGGTGGCCTCACTTTTCTTTGGGGAGGTGGAGACAAGGGCACCTGCTGAGAGAGCAAAGGGTGTGGTTGGGAGTGGCATAAGATTTCAAGTAGGTGGTGGCAACTGAAATATCTGCCTTGGGGAGTGTGCAAAGAAGCtgactggggaggctgagggattTCCAGGTAGAGTTAAAGGCCCAGGTGATGTCAAAAACCATAGCCTGTAATGACTGCTCCAGTGTGCTTGGTTGTGTGGTTTTCTCTGGCAAATGTGGTAGTCATGAATAGGATTCAAGGGTTGAAGACTTTCTGGGCAGATAAGGAGAAAGccaaggtggggaagagaggcGGAATGTCTTTAGTAAGAATTCTTGAGATGACTGGCTTTGAAGACAAGGAGCTGAAGTCCCAGGGGACAGGCAGTCTAGGTAGTGTCCTGATGAGGTGTTAGAACAGAGGCATTGATCAGGAGGGAGAGAGCTGGAAGGACAGGAGGGGTTCAGAGAGTGGCCAGGGAAGAACTCTGGGACAAATCTTGTGAGCAGCAAAGGATGAAGACGTCTGAGTGGGAGTGGAGGTGAAGGTCAGCAGAGCCAAGTTAAGGACTGGAAGGCCAGAGTCCTTTCTCATGGGTCCTCCCATGAGAAAGATGGTGGACCACACACGCAGTCAACGTTCAGTGCTGCCATCCTAAATGAATATGGTAAGGTGTCTGAGAGGACTGCCCATCACGGTGCCACTGATATAGCTGCTATGACAGCCAGGGGCTTTGCAGAAAACACTATGGGCCAGCTGGGCTTGAGAAGGATAAGCTGCCTGCACTTGGGAGGACTGTAAAGAAAACTCTCCAGTGAGCACATTCCAGTGTGAACAGGGTGAGTGAGGTTTCGATGAACACAGAGGTTGAAGGGGAGGCCAAGTTTTCTTTGAAAGGTTCCAGAGGGCCCAATGCAGTTAAAAGCTGGGTCAACAGGAGTGCAGCTGAGGCTTGAGCAGGGCTGATTACTAAGATTGCTGGTAGTTCTGTCCTTATTGGCTGGCTAcatggccttgggcaagtcactgccTACCCATCTCTCAACACCAGCCTGAAATCAGAAGCTATCTACAGCCATAGATGGGCTCATGTAGGCCCATGGGCTGGGACAGCAGAAGTGGCTGGTAAGTACCAGGAGCTGAACATGAATAGATGGGGCGGGGATAGGCAGGCACCTGTGAAAACAACATGGGAGACAGGGCcacccttttcctctcctccctagTGACCTGGATGAGCAAGAGCCTCTGCAAAGGAAGCAGTCACAGTAGCTCCTTCCAGAAGCCCATCAATCTGTCCACATTCCCTTGCCCCCTGAACCCAACTGACCACCTAAGAAATCCTCTGCCCCCAAAGAAGCCCCCCTCCCCAGCCTTGGAACCCCAGGGCCCTCTGTCTCTCACCTTTCTCCCCTTTTGATCCTTCCCATCTACCCAAAAAATAAAGGAACCAAAAGCGGACACAAGTGTGAatcttaaattattattatttcgtCCTGTCGCTTACACCCGAGGGGGGCAGGGGTAGAGGAAGggaacaggagaggagggaatgcCTCCCCCACTAAGGCACTGACTGGGAAAGCCACAGTAGGGAGAGGGGAGGCCACACTGTCCCCACTCTCTGGGGCTAAGCCCCAGGTCTCCCCAGTCCTGGACTCCCCCATCACCTGAAATGCTAAGATGAGGCCCAGAGCACCCGACCTCCCCTCCCCAAATATATTACATCATCACTTTTTAAATAGATACAGGGACTGGTCCCGCTACCCTCTCCCTGTGACCCCCTCCCCACTGTTGGGGGTACCTGGGCAGCTGTGCAAATGGGCATGGGGGCGCatgggagggaaggagagcaCCGGGCCCCTGAACCTGCCCCTTttaaggagggggaggggccgcCAGGCCAAGGAAGGGAAATAGTGCAAGGCAGAGCCCAGGCCGCAATGGGGGTCCAGCACCCAGCGAGGAAGGGGTTGGGGGTAAGAGTCTCCCCACCCAGCAGAATTGGGTAgttaaaaatctgaaactagatttCAACAAGACCAACAGAAGAGGCTATGTACAGAATGGGGTGGATTCAATCCTAGAAGAGTGACAGACAAGGACCCAAGAAACGGATCCCTTTCTCACAGGTCCGCAGCTCACTTTCCCAGCGGCAAGCGAGTTGCTTGCCTACCACCGTGGTAAGGGGGCGCCAGCTCACCGGCCAGGGTGGTTGGGGTGCGTGAAGCCAGCTCGCTCCAGGCGGCCACCGGAGGCGCTCGCCCGCGCAGGGCATGGCCACCAGATGGCGCCGGCTCGCCCGCTCCCCGCAAGGTTCCCCCAACCCCTCACCCTGTCCCACACCCAGCGCCCGCCAGCCCGGGGGCGGCGTGAGTCAGGGGCGGCAGCGGTGGCGGCGGCTCCCGGCTCGCAcctgggaggggaggaggtggggagaaaaggGTAAGACGCAGCCCGGCCCGCCCTGCCCTCTGGCCCTGGGGAGGGAGCGGCGGGAACAAGACATTCCCTGCCTGGGGACGcaggaggggaggggcagggaggggagtgGAGCGAGCGCTCCCCTAGCTGGGCGGGGCTCCTCCTGCTGCCCCCAGGGGCGGGCGAGCCAATCAGGCCACCCCGCCCCCTTCTTCTCCAGGACCCCATGACTCAGCGCTGGAGCAGGGCGGAGGGGGACTGGGATGGCTCCGTCCTTACAGGCCCAGTCCCCCAGATTTTCAAGCTTTCACCTTACTTCCCCCTACCTACCCTTCCTTTGCCACCCCCCCCCCCTTTGCATAATTCACTGCCAGGAAAAAGGAACAGAAACCAGGAAGGAGGGGTCTTGAAAGGGTGGGGCAGTCCTTCACCCCCTTACACAGCCCAAACCCCAGGGGGCATGGGAGTGGGGCAAGGCTTTGGTCCCAAGCCCCAGGCCCCTAGAAACCCGCATAGCCGAAGTGGAACCCCACAAATCTGAAATACATTATTGCTTCTACTCCCCAGGAGCAGCTGGGGACAGGGATCCCACCTTTACAATAGagctgtaaatatatacatactatCATATGTATCATTCTCGGGTGATCACCCCAATCTGGGGAGCCTGTGCCCCAAAACATCAGCTTAGAAGTGGAATGAGGGCTGTGGGGAGAAGGGGCTGATTCTGACGCCAACAAGACTCAGTGCCACCCTCCCCCCAGCTCTGCCTGCCCGGTGTGCTCCCATTGCTTGGCATGGGTGTCCCCGGCCTTGTGCTGCTGGCCTTGTGCTCGAGTCTGGCCACTCATCCCTCTTTAAGAGGTCTCCATGGCACCTTCAGCTTGGGGTGTGGTCGgtgtcccctcttcctcctcctcatcagGGGCCCCCGGGGTGGACACCGGGGGTCCTGTGGGAGCTGATGGCTCCCAGAATCGAGCCAGAGAGAGGCGGAAGGTGTCCAGGTGGCCATTGGAGAGGTCGAGGCCAGCAGGGGAAGGGGTGGCGGTGGAGGGCGGTGGGTAGTGAGGTGGCGCATCGTCCTTGCGGCGCCTCCGGGTGCGGACCTCCAGGCAGTTCTGGCCCTTGAGGTGACGCTGCAGGTGGTCCTCCTTGGCGAAAGCCTTGTGGCACAGGTGGCACTCATAGGGCCGGTCCCCCGTGTGCAGGTGCATGTGGTTCTTGAGGTCGTAGCTATGCAGGAAGCGGGCTGGGCAGTGTGAGCACGAGTAGGGGCGCTCTCCTGTGTGCTTCCGCATGTGGATCTTCAGCTTATCATTCCTGGTACAGGCAGGGGTAAAAGGAGGTGTTGATGATGGAATCCCTGGCCAATCCCAGTCATGCTCCTGGGCGGGGACCTACTCCCATCCCTCATTATTGCCCCAGGATGACTTGCCTCCAGCTAGCTTGGAGCCCCAGATCCTTCCTGACCACTCTCTTGGCTTCTTTCTCCTGGTCCCTCCTGGCACTCCAGAAACCCACATATGCGCTAGCCTCTCTAGAACCATCTTTCTACACTCAGATCTCATACCCCACTCCCAGCCCATGCAGGTCCCCTTCCctacttagcactcacctggtgaATCGCACACCGCAGACCTCACAGGCAAAGGGCTTCTCGCCTGTATGGGTCCTCATGTGGCGGGGCAGTTTGCCAGCCCCGTGGATTATCTTGTGGCAGACTGGGCACTCCTGGGGCATCTGGGAGCGGCGTTTACGCACCAGCTTGTCTTGGCCATCCAGGCCTGGTGCCAAGGCATCCTGATGCAGGGAACTTAGGTAGGCCATCAGGTCAGGATCAATGGCATCCTCATCTGAGCCCAGCTCCTCTGGAGACAGTGGGGGCCCACTGCCCTGTGCCAGCCCATAGGCTGGAGGATATACgagctcctcttcttcttcctcaccTTCATAGGGCTCATAGC is a window from the Castor canadensis chromosome 11, mCasCan1.hap1v2, whole genome shotgun sequence genome containing:
- the Dcst2 gene encoding DC-STAMP domain-containing protein 2 is translated as MFKGMMDAVWLLGEKEPSMARATVRSIGGFTLGLSLAMAYGLMELLVEGHSPWACLVGTLTLAAFLSLGMAFSRQVRTTVFLLLPQAFSKQGRTLLLVAAFGLVLQGPCANTLRNFTRASEAVACGAELALNQTAEVLERARQPLVSALSKIKAIAQRAKVVADRVRKFFRSIMEGVKHVARVLRNVWYWLLHIGDVCNSELGNPYMKCAQVFDDAKDSCMKFMPHTNHLCFVLMPFKLVLCGLASLVQVFCIIPNYIQPFLRKTIGTPVMKLLNRVRQEFEFNMTATHYFSVDLNASRSLSQVALDLHEAISLKLHRTREVLALMGYTTPLFLILLYLQALIYRYCYLNWDSFDNIYITSRFLHMEAIRSMAGLPTVLPLSAHEARHYIRPGSIFLSRWEQIFYIMETFNLARHLLLVFLLVFLDYAVFWVLDLARYQLQGEIVARSPVLVSITVEGTGYAGNIYRDLVSAFDILQQGNISILSQHCALRPSEPDSAGYVVIGAMYGLYFFVTLFGNYVSRLRRVICASYYPSREQERISYLYNILLSRRTNLLATMHRAVRRRAADEDHMSVLQLLAIRCPCLSPFLSQFQLHQAHCLGCGQPEDEGDTGSFVSCCTPGCRGLYCHTCFRLLDNTCPLCASPLSFQGEQDLEL
- the Zbtb7b gene encoding zinc finger and BTB domain-containing protein 7B isoform X1; translation: MGSSEDDLIGIPFPDHSSELLSCLNEQRQLGHLCDLTIRTQGLEYRTHRAVLAACSHYFKKLFTEGGGGAVMGAGGGGTAAGGAVAGVCELDFVGPEALGALLEFAYTATLTTSSANMPAVLQAARLLEIPCVIAACMEILQGSGLEAPSPDEDDCERARQYLEAFATATASEVPNGDDPPQVPLLPPPPPPPRPVVRRSRKPRKGFLQTKGARANHLVPEVPAVPTQSSTYEEEEAVGRVGSSGGSGLGDSYSPPTGTASPPEHPLGYEPYEGEEEEEELVYPPAYGLAQGSGPPLSPEELGSDEDAIDPDLMAYLSSLHQDALAPGLDGQDKLVRKRRSQMPQECPVCHKIIHGAGKLPRHMRTHTGEKPFACEVCGVRFTRNDKLKIHMRKHTGERPYSCSHCPARFLHSYDLKNHMHLHTGDRPYECHLCHKAFAKEDHLQRHLKGQNCLEVRTRRRRKDDAPPHYPPPSTATPSPAGLDLSNGHLDTFRLSLARFWEPSAPTGPPVSTPGAPDEEEEEGTPTTPQAEGAMETS